In Arthrobacter alpinus, a single window of DNA contains:
- a CDS encoding DUF6297 family protein — translation MSTQTKERFSAKEIRQYTFRAGLSRTEGGLMDLVSEVYTSLLGGLTLLTMAGALIVALRHSLGVGDESALVASAVAPGFHSVTLLQAAATVLLTLAAALLSVEMTMGPIAMTLPQTAWWLGLPVRRRGFIQPGFLKSLLWPTIAAIIVVLPLSLGMAENPTPGRTALAALCGAGLAWLLYGIASWCQITGQGAWLKKVMGAITLVAPLTLVATALYNNVAGSQAITAAQTAWMEYLPTSWPLLVADGATWPLLVVALALGLLTLVYANLERITTAQLKASAAAGAYAASSLLSMDATELSRSLSTGPSLGKSKIRLKLIFKGGTAHARSIKTLISTHATMALRSPATLLRVLVLAAIPASLASVEFLGNAVLIAVALYLCASFASSALGATARFSAGNPAVDMLMPLPAKTVRLVHYAIPAVAMTLWAPICLGLLLALGVGSPQLLILALLAGPGLGAATLRAAFKPAPDWNMPAVAAPTGPIPTGAIKSFLIGPDLTLIVLLPVLICLISGGVPAVAFPAQLTLTWLAFLWGTHLRKPKSEKDGGIFGMPPAAAAK, via the coding sequence ATGAGCACACAGACCAAAGAGCGCTTCAGCGCCAAGGAAATCCGCCAGTACACCTTCCGGGCCGGCCTTAGCCGCACCGAGGGCGGCCTTATGGACCTCGTTTCGGAGGTCTACACCTCCCTCCTCGGTGGGTTAACCCTGCTGACCATGGCCGGGGCACTCATCGTGGCATTGCGCCACAGCCTAGGCGTCGGGGACGAATCTGCACTCGTGGCATCCGCCGTGGCACCTGGATTCCACTCCGTGACGCTGTTGCAAGCCGCAGCAACGGTGCTTCTCACCCTCGCCGCAGCCCTGTTGTCCGTTGAGATGACCATGGGGCCCATCGCCATGACGCTTCCGCAAACGGCGTGGTGGCTGGGATTGCCCGTGCGCCGCCGGGGATTCATCCAACCAGGGTTCCTGAAATCACTGTTGTGGCCAACCATTGCCGCGATCATCGTGGTGCTGCCGCTATCTCTGGGCATGGCCGAAAACCCCACGCCGGGCCGGACTGCCCTGGCCGCGCTGTGCGGGGCCGGCCTTGCGTGGTTGCTGTACGGCATCGCATCCTGGTGCCAGATCACGGGCCAAGGCGCCTGGCTTAAGAAGGTCATGGGCGCCATCACGCTCGTGGCGCCGCTGACTCTTGTTGCTACAGCCCTCTACAACAACGTGGCGGGCAGTCAGGCAATCACGGCTGCACAGACGGCCTGGATGGAGTACCTGCCCACCAGCTGGCCCCTCCTGGTGGCCGACGGCGCCACCTGGCCGTTGCTGGTCGTGGCCCTCGCCCTGGGGTTGCTCACGCTGGTGTACGCCAACCTTGAACGCATCACCACAGCACAGCTGAAGGCAAGTGCCGCGGCTGGGGCCTATGCGGCAAGTTCCTTGCTCTCCATGGACGCCACGGAGCTTTCCCGGTCTTTGAGCACGGGACCTTCACTGGGGAAGAGCAAAATCCGTTTGAAGCTCATCTTCAAGGGCGGCACGGCTCACGCGCGGAGCATCAAGACGCTCATCAGCACGCATGCCACGATGGCCCTGCGCTCCCCCGCCACCTTGTTGCGGGTACTTGTTCTGGCCGCGATACCTGCCTCGCTGGCCTCCGTGGAGTTCCTTGGCAACGCCGTGTTGATCGCTGTGGCTTTGTACTTGTGCGCCAGCTTTGCCTCGTCGGCACTTGGCGCCACGGCACGGTTCTCTGCAGGCAATCCCGCGGTCGACATGCTCATGCCGCTTCCAGCAAAGACAGTACGTCTGGTGCACTACGCCATTCCCGCCGTGGCCATGACGCTTTGGGCACCCATTTGCTTGGGGCTTCTGCTGGCTCTGGGCGTTGGCTCTCCACAGCTTCTGATTTTGGCACTCCTGGCCGGGCCGGGTCTTGGGGCGGCCACCTTGCGCGCGGCCTTCAAACCGGCCCCGGACTGGAACATGCCCGCGGTTGCTGCACCTACAGGACCGATTCCCACCGGAGCCATCAAGTCCTTCTTGATTGGCCCGGACCTGACACTCATTGTGTTGCTGCCCGTGCTGATTTGCTTGATTTCAGGCGGTGTCCCGGCGGTCGCGTTCCCGGCGCAGCTGACGCTGACCTGGCTCGCCTTCCTCTGGGGAACACATTTGCGGAAACCGAAGTCCGAGAAGGACGGAGGCATCTTCGGCATGCCACCGGCGGCCGCGGCGAAGTAG
- a CDS encoding cation:dicarboxylate symporter family transporter translates to MSSQGRGTVSAAKAPRRRLDKTHWLYIAVIAAVVLGAAIGLMAPEVGKSLKPLGTMFIALIKMVIAPIIFCTLVIGVGSIAKAATVGKVGGLALVYFMTMSTIALGIGLLVGNIIHPGAGLHLEPYKAGGGAEENSTVKFLMEMIPGDIPVLPTLVLALMVGFAVQSLGKSGEPVLNGVKHIQKVVFKLMTMIMWLAPVGAFGAIAAVVGATGWAAIGSMAILMGAFYLTCALFIVVILGSILRLVTGLNIFTLMRYLGREYLLIFATSSSESALPRLMAKMEHAGVSKPVVGITVPTGYSFNLDGTAIYLTMSALFISTAMGLPMNLGEQIGLLVFMIVASKGAAGVTGAGLATLAAGLAAHKPVLLDGMGVIVGIDKFMSECRALTNFTGNAVATLLIGKWTKELDIEKAREVLAGRDPFDELSVNDDDHGSEPVSGSKGGDGGAAAAQRVPVAV, encoded by the coding sequence ATGAGCTCTCAAGGACGAGGGACCGTCAGCGCTGCGAAGGCGCCGCGACGCAGGCTGGATAAGACCCACTGGCTGTACATTGCCGTCATTGCCGCCGTAGTTTTGGGCGCGGCGATTGGCTTGATGGCTCCTGAAGTAGGCAAGTCCCTCAAGCCCTTGGGGACCATGTTCATTGCCTTGATCAAGATGGTCATTGCGCCCATCATCTTCTGCACCCTGGTGATCGGCGTCGGTTCCATCGCCAAGGCGGCCACCGTCGGCAAGGTTGGCGGCTTGGCACTGGTCTACTTCATGACGATGTCCACGATTGCTTTGGGCATCGGCCTGCTGGTGGGCAACATCATCCACCCCGGCGCCGGCCTGCATCTGGAGCCCTACAAGGCTGGCGGCGGCGCGGAGGAAAATTCCACCGTGAAGTTCCTGATGGAAATGATTCCGGGCGACATCCCCGTGCTGCCCACCTTGGTGCTGGCGCTCATGGTCGGCTTTGCTGTGCAGTCCTTGGGCAAGTCCGGTGAACCGGTGCTCAACGGTGTCAAGCACATCCAAAAAGTGGTCTTCAAGCTCATGACCATGATCATGTGGCTGGCCCCGGTCGGCGCCTTTGGTGCCATCGCCGCCGTCGTGGGTGCAACCGGCTGGGCCGCAATCGGTTCCATGGCCATCTTGATGGGCGCGTTCTACCTGACCTGCGCACTGTTCATCGTAGTTATCCTCGGTTCAATCCTGCGCCTGGTCACCGGCCTGAACATCTTCACCCTCATGCGCTACCTGGGCCGTGAGTACCTGTTGATCTTCGCCACCTCCTCCTCCGAATCTGCCTTGCCACGCCTCATGGCCAAGATGGAACATGCAGGCGTCTCCAAGCCAGTGGTTGGCATCACCGTCCCCACCGGTTACTCCTTCAACCTTGATGGAACCGCCATCTACCTGACCATGAGTGCTCTGTTCATCTCTACCGCTATGGGCCTGCCCATGAACCTCGGTGAGCAGATCGGCCTGCTGGTCTTCATGATCGTCGCCTCCAAGGGTGCCGCCGGAGTCACTGGCGCCGGCCTGGCCACGCTGGCCGCCGGATTGGCCGCTCACAAGCCGGTGCTGCTCGATGGCATGGGCGTCATCGTGGGCATCGACAAGTTCATGTCGGAATGCCGCGCCCTCACCAACTTCACCGGCAACGCGGTCGCCACGCTGCTGATTGGCAAGTGGACCAAGGAGCTCGATATCGAGAAGGCCCGCGAAGTTCTTGCCGGCCGCGACCCCTTTGACGAGTTGTCTGTCAATGACGACGACCACGGTTCCGAGCCTGTTTCCGGCTCCAAGGGTGGCGACGGCGGAGCTGCCGCGGCGCAGCGCGTCCCGGTCGCCGTCTAG
- a CDS encoding sensor histidine kinase — protein sequence MFWRGWSIARRLLVANLIFVVLLTAGLAAIMVSDAGSRTYEQTHQRMLSVATSIADSPMVIAAATQPNASAALQPYAEAVMRDAHVDFITIMDPQGIRWTHPNPAEIGKPYVGSIAQAQAGNTFFETTAGTLGPSVRVIVPIKNTAGTVTGMVATGMTVSNVQILVAARIPAVLGLAAALLVAGSLAAWALGRYLKRVTFGWGPEELGQLFAYYESVLHSVREGLILVDTRGSIVLHNDHAALLLGIDRPDSGLDTLKLPDSLRELLTSGRTATDEVHLAGERLLVVSQRPATLPGKHSPAGTVATLRDHTELTALAGNLSSTQTLVEALRSQTHEHANRLHAIISLIELDRPREALAFATSDHAANVRLGGEFVDTLDEPFLAALLLGKRAQADERGVTLALTASGTLPPKTLDTRELVTLLGNLVDNAIEAAAGQSQDPTVWVDLLVADGALTLTVADNGPGLPTTDLDVLGRIGTTGKTSVAPGGRGYGIALIRRATAALGGTITGENDGGAVMTAVVPLGPDLETTTEIRPENRGNQ from the coding sequence ATGTTTTGGCGCGGCTGGAGCATTGCCCGCAGGTTGCTGGTTGCCAACCTGATATTTGTGGTGCTCTTGACGGCCGGGCTGGCCGCCATCATGGTTTCCGACGCCGGTTCCCGCACGTATGAGCAAACCCACCAGCGCATGCTGTCGGTTGCCACGTCCATAGCGGATTCGCCCATGGTGATTGCGGCAGCAACACAACCCAACGCCTCCGCGGCCCTGCAGCCCTACGCCGAGGCGGTTATGCGCGATGCCCATGTCGACTTCATCACCATCATGGACCCGCAGGGCATCCGCTGGACCCACCCGAACCCGGCGGAAATTGGCAAACCCTATGTTGGGTCAATTGCTCAGGCGCAGGCGGGGAACACCTTTTTTGAGACCACGGCTGGAACGCTGGGCCCCTCTGTGCGTGTCATTGTGCCGATCAAGAACACGGCCGGGACCGTCACGGGCATGGTGGCCACCGGCATGACTGTCAGCAATGTTCAGATCCTCGTGGCCGCCCGGATCCCGGCGGTCCTTGGGCTGGCCGCGGCGCTCCTTGTGGCAGGATCGCTGGCCGCGTGGGCCCTGGGCCGGTACCTCAAGCGCGTGACCTTTGGCTGGGGCCCGGAGGAACTGGGCCAGCTCTTTGCCTACTACGAATCTGTTCTGCACTCCGTGCGTGAGGGCTTGATCTTGGTGGATACGCGCGGCTCAATTGTTCTCCACAACGATCACGCCGCCCTTTTGCTGGGTATTGACAGGCCAGATTCGGGGCTGGATACGCTCAAGCTGCCCGATTCCCTGAGGGAGCTTTTGACCAGTGGGCGGACGGCCACCGACGAGGTTCACTTGGCGGGCGAGCGTTTGTTGGTGGTGAGCCAACGGCCGGCCACGCTACCTGGAAAGCACAGCCCGGCAGGTACCGTGGCTACGCTGCGCGATCACACCGAGTTGACCGCTTTGGCCGGCAACCTCAGCAGCACCCAGACTCTCGTGGAAGCGCTACGTTCCCAGACGCACGAGCATGCGAATCGCCTGCACGCCATCATTTCCCTGATCGAGCTGGACCGTCCTCGCGAAGCCTTGGCGTTTGCCACCTCCGACCATGCGGCGAACGTGCGCCTTGGCGGAGAGTTTGTTGACACCCTGGATGAGCCGTTCCTTGCGGCGCTACTGCTGGGCAAACGCGCCCAGGCCGATGAACGCGGCGTGACACTGGCGCTCACCGCATCCGGGACGCTGCCACCGAAGACCCTGGACACTCGAGAGCTTGTCACCCTGCTCGGCAATCTCGTGGACAACGCCATCGAGGCTGCGGCAGGCCAATCCCAAGATCCCACCGTCTGGGTGGATTTGCTCGTCGCAGATGGCGCCCTGACCCTTACCGTGGCAGACAACGGCCCCGGTTTGCCCACCACAGACCTTGATGTCCTGGGCAGGATCGGAACAACTGGGAAAACCTCCGTTGCCCCAGGCGGCCGGGGCTATGGCATTGCCCTGATCCGCCGTGCCACGGCTGCCCTCGGCGGCACCATCACAGGCGAGAACGACGGCGGTGCCGTCATGACCGCCGTCGTGCCTCTTGGCCCTGACCTTGAGACAACCACTGAGATTCGTCCAGAAAATAGAGGAAATCAATGA
- a CDS encoding response regulator — MTGPSPIRVLVVDDEPIALAAHADYVRRLDGFEVVAEAHGMGAALAVLNDPAVPSIQLILLDMNLTDGHGLDLLRRIHGLGLVPDVVAITAVRDVHVVRSAIALGITAYLIKPFTFAAFREKLENYRNYHVVLADRSQTSQDAIDRALSQLRPTGKLTLPKGMLPETLSAVADWLRTREYPASATEAAAQLAMSRVTARRYLDHLVETGSASKAPRHGSPGRPELEYSWSR; from the coding sequence ATGACCGGCCCCTCCCCGATCCGTGTGCTTGTGGTGGACGACGAACCGATCGCACTGGCCGCGCACGCAGACTATGTACGGCGGCTGGACGGTTTTGAAGTGGTGGCCGAGGCGCACGGCATGGGGGCGGCGCTGGCGGTATTGAACGATCCCGCGGTGCCATCCATTCAACTGATCCTGCTGGACATGAACCTGACCGACGGCCACGGTTTGGACCTGCTCCGGCGCATCCACGGGCTGGGGCTCGTGCCGGACGTCGTGGCCATTACGGCCGTACGGGATGTCCACGTGGTGCGCTCCGCCATCGCCCTGGGCATCACGGCCTACCTCATCAAGCCGTTCACCTTTGCCGCCTTCAGGGAAAAACTGGAGAACTATCGCAACTATCACGTTGTGCTGGCGGACAGGTCCCAGACGTCACAAGATGCAATAGACAGGGCGTTGTCGCAACTGCGCCCCACGGGGAAACTCACGCTGCCCAAAGGGATGCTGCCCGAGACGCTGAGCGCCGTGGCTGACTGGCTAAGGACGCGGGAATACCCGGCATCAGCCACAGAGGCCGCCGCACAACTGGCCATGTCCCGCGTGACGGCCCGGCGGTACTTGGACCATCTGGTCGAGACCGGCTCCGCGAGCAAGGCACCCCGGCATGGATCACCCGGCCGCCCGGAACTCGAGTACAGCTGGTCGCGCTGA
- a CDS encoding pyridoxal phosphate-dependent decarboxylase family protein, with amino-acid sequence MTSLHTINDPSIAELEFGSGVEEALAASNYLFNSANSARYVADVLQGVNLVATTVSRTTRPFTGATPAELSARVEAVDLEQPLEDTAAALTELESLYLRDAVYFHDTKYAAHLNCPVVIPALVGEAVLSAVNSSLDTWDQSAGATMIERRLIDWTTERLGLGPDSDGVFTSGGTQSNLQAMLIARNHAVACLRLDPANAELRLPALLDRLRIFTSGASHFSIRKSASMLGLGYDAVVDIECDDNRRMDPAALARELAVCQAEGLIPLAVVATAGTTDFGSIDPLREVAALSRAHGSWFHVDAAYGGGLITSSRYRHLLDGIGLADSVTIDYHKTFFQPVSSSALLVREGAKLGHVTYYADYLNPESAARANVPNQVDKSIQTTRRFDALKLWLTLRTMGANGVGALFDEVIDLAARTGELLEAHPDFELAASPALSTLVFRYKPAGSSNADADILNPLIRSAVFASGEAVVAGTKMDGHHFLKFTLLNAETTLGDMNQIIELLRSTGESLRSSGIIAGGAA; translated from the coding sequence TTGACATCGCTGCACACAATAAACGATCCATCCATCGCCGAACTCGAATTTGGTTCCGGCGTGGAGGAGGCTCTAGCCGCCAGCAATTACCTGTTCAATTCCGCCAATTCGGCCCGCTATGTGGCCGATGTTCTCCAAGGCGTTAACCTGGTGGCGACCACTGTGTCACGCACCACCCGGCCCTTCACCGGGGCCACCCCGGCCGAATTATCCGCCCGGGTTGAAGCGGTCGACCTGGAACAGCCGCTGGAGGACACGGCGGCCGCCCTGACAGAGCTTGAATCCCTGTACCTCAGGGACGCCGTCTACTTCCACGACACGAAATACGCGGCCCACCTGAACTGCCCCGTGGTGATCCCCGCACTGGTCGGCGAGGCGGTGTTGTCGGCCGTGAATTCATCCCTGGACACGTGGGATCAAAGCGCTGGTGCCACGATGATCGAGCGCCGCCTCATCGATTGGACCACCGAGCGGCTTGGGCTGGGCCCGGATAGCGACGGCGTGTTCACCAGTGGGGGCACGCAGTCCAATCTGCAGGCAATGCTGATCGCCCGGAACCACGCGGTGGCATGTTTGCGCCTGGATCCTGCCAACGCAGAATTGCGTCTTCCGGCCCTGTTGGACCGGCTAAGGATCTTCACCTCCGGTGCCAGCCATTTCAGCATCCGCAAGTCAGCTTCCATGCTGGGCCTGGGGTATGACGCCGTGGTTGACATAGAGTGCGACGACAACCGGCGCATGGATCCCGCGGCGCTGGCCAGGGAACTGGCCGTTTGCCAGGCGGAAGGTCTCATTCCCCTTGCCGTGGTGGCCACGGCCGGCACCACTGACTTTGGCAGCATCGACCCCTTGCGGGAGGTGGCGGCCCTCAGCCGGGCGCACGGCAGCTGGTTCCATGTTGATGCCGCCTATGGCGGAGGGCTCATCACATCTTCAAGGTATCGACATCTCCTTGATGGGATTGGCCTGGCCGACTCCGTCACGATTGACTATCACAAGACGTTTTTCCAGCCCGTCAGCTCCAGCGCCCTGCTGGTCCGCGAAGGCGCCAAACTAGGTCACGTCACCTACTACGCCGACTACCTCAACCCGGAAAGCGCAGCCCGGGCCAACGTTCCCAACCAGGTGGACAAGAGTATTCAAACCACCCGGCGCTTTGATGCACTCAAACTGTGGTTGACCTTGCGAACCATGGGCGCAAACGGCGTCGGGGCACTGTTTGATGAAGTGATTGACCTAGCCGCGCGCACCGGCGAATTGCTGGAGGCCCACCCGGACTTTGAGTTGGCCGCGAGCCCTGCGTTGAGCACATTGGTGTTCCGCTACAAGCCCGCCGGCAGCTCCAATGCCGACGCCGACATCCTCAACCCGCTAATCCGCTCAGCCGTTTTCGCATCCGGGGAGGCCGTGGTGGCAGGAACCAAAATGGATGGCCACCACTTCTTGAAGTTCACCCTCCTCAACGCCGAAACCACGCTTGGAGATATGAATCAGATCATCGAACTTCTGCGCAGCACCGGCGAGTCGCTGCGCAGCTCCGGAATCATCGCTGGGGGCGCAGCATGA
- a CDS encoding lysine N(6)-hydroxylase/L-ornithine N(5)-oxygenase family protein — protein sequence MSAANFGTGVTTFPRIYDVAGIGVGPFNLGLAALAAPVDGLDAVFLEQRRGFDWHPGMMLESAHLQVPFMADLVTLADPTSRYSFLNYLKEAGRLYPFYIRENFYPLRAEYNQYCQWVANELPNVRFGVTVQRITFADGIYELHSMGPEGAEVVRARRLVLGTGTSPHIPEAGAGLVSDGGLVLHNSEYLARREELVRQPSITIVGSGQSAAEIYYDLLGEIDIHGYQLNWVTRSGRFFPLEYSKLTLEMTSPEYVDYFHALPERTRDRLNANQKNLYKGIDAELINDIHELLYTKSVAGPVRTSLLTQAALSGGSYDPVNDNHRLDFKHQELQEDFSLESAAVVLATGYSYREPAFLSGIYQRIRRDSNGRFDVGRNYGIGAAAEDIFVQNAELHTHGFVTPDLGMAAYRNSCILREITGREVYPVERSIAFQHFGVPQRTVVPA from the coding sequence ATGAGCGCCGCAAATTTTGGTACAGGAGTCACAACTTTCCCTCGAATCTACGACGTCGCCGGGATTGGCGTTGGCCCCTTCAACTTGGGACTGGCCGCTCTCGCCGCACCAGTGGACGGCCTGGACGCCGTGTTTTTGGAGCAACGCAGGGGATTTGATTGGCACCCAGGCATGATGTTGGAATCGGCGCACCTGCAGGTGCCCTTCATGGCCGATCTAGTCACCTTGGCAGACCCCACCTCGCGCTATTCGTTCCTGAATTATCTCAAAGAGGCTGGCAGGCTCTACCCGTTCTATATTCGGGAGAACTTTTACCCGCTGCGGGCTGAATACAACCAGTACTGCCAGTGGGTCGCCAATGAGCTTCCCAATGTCCGCTTTGGCGTCACCGTTCAGCGGATCACGTTCGCCGACGGCATCTATGAGCTGCACTCCATGGGTCCGGAGGGGGCCGAGGTGGTGAGGGCTAGGCGACTGGTGCTCGGCACAGGTACTTCTCCCCACATTCCTGAGGCTGGCGCCGGTCTCGTTTCTGACGGGGGGCTGGTGCTGCACAACTCTGAGTATCTGGCCCGGCGGGAGGAACTGGTGCGCCAGCCCAGCATCACCATTGTGGGGAGCGGACAAAGCGCAGCTGAGATCTATTACGACCTGCTGGGTGAGATCGACATCCATGGATACCAGCTGAATTGGGTGACCCGGTCTGGCCGTTTCTTCCCTCTTGAGTACAGCAAGCTGACCCTGGAGATGACCTCACCCGAGTACGTGGACTACTTCCATGCCCTGCCTGAGCGGACGCGCGATCGGCTGAACGCCAACCAGAAGAACCTCTACAAGGGGATCGACGCGGAACTGATCAATGACATTCACGAACTGCTCTACACCAAAAGCGTGGCCGGCCCCGTCCGCACGTCGCTGCTGACACAAGCCGCACTTTCAGGAGGTAGCTACGACCCTGTCAATGACAACCACCGGCTGGATTTCAAGCACCAGGAACTTCAGGAGGATTTCAGCTTGGAGAGCGCCGCCGTGGTTCTAGCCACCGGCTACAGCTACCGGGAACCGGCCTTCCTGAGCGGCATTTACCAACGCATTCGCCGTGACTCGAACGGGCGTTTCGACGTTGGGCGCAACTACGGGATTGGCGCGGCGGCCGAGGACATCTTTGTTCAAAATGCCGAACTCCACACCCACGGCTTCGTCACTCCCGATCTGGGGATGGCTGCCTACCGCAATTCCTGCATCCTCAGGGAAATCACCGGCCGGGAGGTCTATCCGGTGGAGCGCAGCATCGCCTTCCAACACTTTGGTGTGCCGCAACGAACGGTGGTGCCCGCATGA
- a CDS encoding GNAT family N-acetyltransferase, whose amino-acid sequence MRFSFRPVNPAADAPLLHSWVGMDYARFWGMQSATLAEVRAEYENIQSSGHHTAILGMEDGNPVFLMESYDPTRSPLHGLYDAEAGDIGMHLLVAPPLRPRPGFTTAVMSAVLDTLFADPTVERVVVEPDATNHKIHILNARLGFRKHALVRLPDKEAWLSLCTRENFRDAALLPTTQTASEGAIR is encoded by the coding sequence ATGAGATTTTCCTTCCGGCCGGTGAATCCGGCAGCCGACGCCCCACTGCTGCACTCCTGGGTGGGCATGGACTACGCCCGCTTTTGGGGCATGCAGTCCGCCACCCTGGCCGAGGTTCGCGCCGAATACGAGAACATCCAGTCCTCGGGCCACCACACAGCCATCCTCGGGATGGAAGACGGGAATCCCGTGTTCCTCATGGAAAGCTACGATCCCACCCGTTCTCCACTTCATGGGCTCTATGACGCAGAAGCGGGCGACATTGGCATGCACCTGCTGGTAGCTCCCCCGCTCCGCCCCCGCCCGGGTTTCACCACAGCAGTGATGTCCGCCGTACTGGACACGCTGTTCGCCGATCCCACAGTGGAACGCGTAGTGGTGGAGCCAGACGCCACCAACCACAAAATCCACATCCTTAACGCCCGCCTTGGTTTCCGTAAGCACGCCTTGGTTCGGCTGCCAGACAAGGAAGCCTGGCTGAGCCTGTGCACACGGGAAAACTTCCGTGACGCCGCGCTCCTGCCAACAACCCAGACCGCTTCCGAAGGAGCTATCCGATGA
- a CDS encoding IucA/IucC family protein, whose translation MTATLSDPVTTSATTGIGAGHARQDVEHLTPERWAIANRHVLRKALSEFAHERLIVPIPEGNNSYLLASDDGAIEYRFTARRLQLDHWAIDGASIHRTRRGTVPSQGLALDVLDFITEFRGTLGVREDMLPLYLEEISSTLASHAYKQLADRPCSAELAKGVSAGVNPAADFQMIEMAMTEGHPCFVANNGRMGFGITDYRGFAPEAGAPVRLQWLAVHHSKAVFSASAGLEYRAHFEAELGAAALANFDSELTALSVDPADYLLMPVHPWQWENKLAVTFAAEIALRHLIPLSRGSEDYQAQQSIRTFFNTSTPERCYVKTALSVLNMGFMRGLSPAYMKATPAINDWLFTLIGADQTLMHHGLTMIREKAALGYHNAYFEAASIKGSPYRQMLSALWRESPLPLLGPGQQLATMASLLHVDGAGVPLASELIRRSGLGATQWLRRYLHAYLVPVVHCLFRYELAFMPHGENVILVLEHGVPVRAIMKDIGEEIALMGDDVEVPDEVSRIKVAIPEGERVLAVFTDVFDCIFRFLAATLVEDGALSEDEFWGTVAAVVHGYQSDHPELAEAFARHDLFADEFDLSCLNRLQLRNNKNMLDLGDPSGGLQMAGKLANPLAAFR comes from the coding sequence ATGACCGCCACACTAAGCGATCCTGTCACCACGTCCGCAACCACGGGAATTGGGGCTGGCCACGCGCGCCAGGACGTGGAGCATCTCACGCCCGAGCGCTGGGCCATAGCCAATCGCCACGTTCTCCGAAAAGCACTGTCGGAATTCGCCCACGAACGGCTGATTGTCCCGATTCCGGAGGGCAACAACAGCTATCTTCTGGCCAGCGACGACGGCGCGATCGAGTACCGGTTCACGGCCCGCCGGCTGCAGCTGGACCACTGGGCCATCGACGGCGCATCCATCCACCGGACACGGCGCGGCACCGTGCCGTCCCAGGGGCTTGCCTTGGACGTCCTGGACTTCATCACCGAGTTCCGCGGCACGCTGGGAGTCCGCGAGGACATGCTGCCGCTCTATCTCGAGGAAATCAGCAGCACCCTGGCCAGCCACGCCTACAAACAGCTGGCTGACCGTCCATGTTCGGCCGAGCTTGCCAAGGGTGTCAGCGCGGGCGTCAATCCGGCGGCCGACTTTCAGATGATTGAAATGGCCATGACGGAGGGGCACCCCTGCTTTGTGGCCAACAACGGCCGGATGGGTTTCGGCATCACCGACTACCGTGGCTTCGCACCTGAGGCTGGTGCCCCGGTTCGGCTTCAGTGGCTTGCCGTGCACCATTCAAAGGCCGTCTTCTCCGCCAGTGCGGGGCTCGAATACCGAGCCCATTTCGAGGCCGAGCTCGGCGCCGCGGCCCTGGCCAACTTTGACTCTGAGCTGACGGCGCTCAGTGTGGACCCGGCGGACTATCTTCTGATGCCGGTTCATCCCTGGCAGTGGGAAAATAAACTGGCCGTGACCTTTGCGGCCGAAATCGCCCTACGCCACCTCATCCCACTGAGTCGTGGAAGCGAGGACTATCAGGCACAGCAATCCATCAGAACCTTTTTCAACACCTCCACGCCGGAACGCTGCTACGTCAAGACGGCCTTGTCGGTACTGAACATGGGCTTCATGCGGGGCCTGTCCCCTGCCTACATGAAAGCCACACCGGCCATCAACGACTGGCTGTTCACCTTGATCGGGGCGGATCAGACCCTGATGCATCACGGGTTGACCATGATCCGGGAAAAAGCCGCCTTGGGATACCACAATGCCTACTTCGAGGCCGCCTCCATCAAGGGCTCCCCGTACCGGCAGATGCTCTCGGCCCTGTGGCGGGAAAGCCCGCTGCCGCTCCTGGGGCCTGGCCAGCAATTGGCGACCATGGCGTCGCTGCTTCATGTGGACGGCGCCGGGGTGCCTCTCGCCTCGGAATTGATCCGTCGCTCCGGGCTGGGCGCGACACAATGGCTGCGCCGCTATCTCCATGCCTACCTGGTGCCCGTGGTGCACTGCCTGTTCCGCTACGAGCTCGCGTTCATGCCGCACGGGGAAAACGTCATTCTGGTGTTGGAGCATGGCGTGCCGGTGCGTGCAATCATGAAGGACATCGGCGAGGAGATCGCCCTCATGGGCGACGACGTCGAGGTACCTGATGAAGTGTCCCGAATCAAGGTGGCCATTCCGGAGGGCGAACGGGTTCTAGCCGTCTTCACCGACGTCTTTGACTGCATCTTCCGGTTCCTTGCCGCAACACTCGTCGAAGATGGGGCGCTCAGCGAGGACGAATTCTGGGGCACGGTGGCCGCCGTCGTACACGGCTACCAGAGTGACCACCCCGAATTGGCCGAGGCGTTTGCACGGCACGACCTCTTCGCCGACGAATTCGATCTCTCCTGCCTGAACCGGCTGCAGTTGCGCAACAACAAAAACATGCTGGATCTGGGCGACCCGTCAGGCGGGCTGCAGATGGCCGGCAAGCTTGCCAATCCGCTGGCCGCCTTCCGGTAG